The genomic interval CTTGTCAACATTTCGAATTTCTGAGAATGAAATCAATGAGTACGGAGAGGCTGTAACCAAACTGGTTTCTATTTCTCGGACCATTGTAccattttacaaatttaatttgaattatttatgaaaatcataGTGAGACATTACACACTACGATTTTCATATAAATGACAAACTTGTATTAAGAGAGATACCAAATTGAGTCGTTTTAGAGTTAAATGGTTGAATTGAAGTTCAAAAGTAAGTTAagtaataaaatagtatttaagtGATTACTATTTCTTCgttgaatatttttaatgaatgtttaataaatttttttaaaatataagtaaatattcgAAGATCAAATTACGTAgctataaattttgaattatattaaactttgtgtatttaatcattaatataatgATACTAATAAACAATTGAATAgtcaaaattcaatatttataataatgtatTAAATGGAATAAGTCAATTAAAAGAGTAACTTGTGCACTAACTCCATCACTCCTCTAAATTTAGGATCCATCGGAATCATCTATCTAAATCATTGTTATCTCTTTTATCCAAATAAGTGGTTCTCATATAATTTTGGTTCTTATGTGATTTCTTAGTTTTGGTATCATGTTTTGTTTGTCGTCTTTAGGCAATGTTGTTTCAGTTTCTCGTTCGATGTAGTATTAGTTTGATTTAGATTGACAAATTAGTTTCAGTCTAATGTATATTCAATCAATGATTTAAGTGTCATCAACGTTACACCAGATACATTATTATTTTGGacactttaatttttatcacatttgcaaactttttttattttatactattagaTTAAATATTAGATAACAATTAATTAGGCTATTATGAGTAGTTAATATTTTTGATAGAGTTATTGGTCAATACTCTTTATTTATAGCTATTTAGTTATggtttattaatatataaaccCAATTTGTATTCTTTGACTAgtcataataaataataacgACATTTATTCAGTAATACGGTATCAGacgcaaaacaaaaacaaaatttccgTCCATACCTTCCACACATACCTCCCTTCCCTTCCTCCCAATTTCATCACAAGATGAACATTCACAACGATCTTTATGATGTTCTTTTACAACCACCACCATCACCGGTCGTTCAAGATCCAACCATAACCCCCGAAATCCTTATTATCTACACCCTGGTGAGAATCCCGACCTGGTTCTTATTGCTCCGCACCTAAACGATCACAACTACTACAAATGGAATCACTCTATGAAACGAGCTATTTCctccaaaaacaaaatttctttCATCAACGGTAAGCTCCCACAACCGTCTACCATTGACAACGACTTCGATCTTTGGGAACATTGTAATAGCATGGTGGTTTCTTGGATAACTCGGACTCTTTCGCCACACATCTCCCAAAGTACTATTTGCAATGACAGTGCCTTCAATCAATGGAACGGCCTCCGCGAAAGATTTACAAAAGGTAACCATTTTCGATTTTCCGACTTGCTTCGTGATTTACATTCCATTAAACAGGGTGAAAGATCCCTTTCTGCCTATTTTATGGATATGAAGATCATTTGGGATGAATTTGATGATCTAAGACCTACACCTTCTTGTACATGTTCAACTCCTTGTTCTTGCAAACTTAGTTCTGTTGTCTGCACCTACAAACATGATGAATATGTAATCTGTTTTTTGAAAGGCCTAAATGATTCTTACCAATATGTTAGAAGTCAGATACTTCTCATGGATCCTTTGCCTTCAATTACCAAGGTTTATTCTCTTGTTATTCAACAAGATATAACACATATTCCCACTCATAATGATTCCACCATATGTGCTGTTAATTCTACCAATTTTGGTTAAGGGAAAGGAAACCATATTTAAAGTAGGGGTTGTGGTAAAGGAACTCGAAATTCTATGCTTTGTACTCATTGCAAGAAAACAAATCATACCATcgaaaattgttattttaaacaCGGTTTTCCCCCTGAGTATACCTCTAAAAACCAATCCACCAACACTAACACGATATCTACTAGTAATGACCCAAAGAGCAATATTAATTCTCCCTCAAATAATCAAGGTGACGATTCGATATATATTTCTAAAGATGATTACAAATATTTGATTACTCTTCTTCAAACATCCAAGAATGAATCAATCAAACAAAACTCTAATGATACAACTCAACATGTTGTTTCTAGTATCTCCAAATCAGGTAACTATTTTGATCCTCTTTCTTTTTGGATTTTAGATTCATGGGCTTCTGACCATGTTTGCCCCTTTATACAATCTTTTTCAACTATTAAACAAATATCtcatatttcaataaaatttccAGATGGCAATACTATTATTGCTCATTTATCTAGAATTGTGTATTTCAATTCATACTTGCATCTCACTGATGTTTTTTTTATCCCTCAAttcaaatttagtttaatttcaatttttaaactaaCCACAACTCTTAATTGTCAATTAGTTTTCTCACATTTGTCTTGTGATATTCAGGATTTACATACAATGAAGATGATTGGGCATGTTGAGTTATTAAACAACATTTACATTCTCAATCTATCCTCCAAAATCATTCTTGATAGTAGTATCACTTCTAATGTTGATAATTCTTGTATTACATCTGCTGTTTTTTCCTTTTATGATCAATACTTGTATTAACAATGACAATTTTGATGTTTGGCATTTTAGGTTAGACCATCCATCACGTGTTGTTTTACAACAACTTTGTAAGAATTTTCCTTACATTTCTATGAATAAAAATCAGATTTGTGATAGTTGTCACTATGCTAAACAATGTCGATTACCTTTTAATCATAGTCTTACTACTacttctcatatttttaaaatgttacacATGGATATTTGGGGACCCATAGGTGTTCCTTCATTGCATGGGCATCGTTACTTTCTTACTATTATAGATTATTACTCTCGACACACTTGGATTCATctcttaaaacaaaaatctgaaACTAGAATGTGCATCGAGGATTTTATAAACATGGCTTCCAcccaattttttgtaaaaattaaaataattaggtATGATAATGGGGCTGAATTTTTAATGTCTTCCTTTTATTCCGATTTAGGAATTATACATCAAAATTTATGTGTGGAAACTCTACAACAAAACTCCATTGTTGAACGGAAACATAGACATCTTTTGAATGTCACTAGGGCTTCATTGTTTCATGctaaattacctaaatgtttctGGTCTTATGCTTTGTCTAATGCTGTTTTTcttataaatcgattgcctactCCTACTCTAAATAATTTCACACCTTTGGAAAAATTATACCATAAGCCACCAACCTTTCTTGACATAAAGGTTTTTGGTTGCTTATCTTTTGCCTCAACTATTCTTCAAAACACGACCAAGTTAGATCCAATGGCAAGAAAATGCGTTTTTCTTGGATCCAAGTTTGGCACAAAAGGTtatctattatttgatttacATAATAGGAATATTTTCATTTCTATACATGTTATTTTTCATGAATCTGTCTTTCCTTTTCATCAAACAAATTCTTTTCACACTTCCAATGAAcctaatatttttaattctgAGATATCTCTTACAGATGATCTTTTCAGTTTCCTTGATTTACCACAATCTAATACAATTGTTTCTCATGCTAGTAACAATATGCATTCTCATGACAATTTTGATACACATACCAATACATCTAATATAGTTGGCATGCCTAATGAATCTGATGTCATTACATATGATTCTACTCATGATAATTCTCAACTTGATAACCAAGCCATTAGGAAATCTGATAAGCTTAACAATCCTTCATCTTATTTGAATGATTATTacttgaataatattttgagaacTGAATGTGTTCCACATGTTATACAATATCCAATCTCTGATGTATTATCTTACAATTGCATTTCATCATCTCATAAGCATTTCATTGCATCCATATCTAATCATTGTGAACCACTAATTATAAACAAGCTATTAAAGATTCGGCTTGGATCCATGCCATGAATAATGAATTGGTAGCTTTGGATGAAAATCAGACTTGGGTGATTACTGATTTACCTCCAGGTAAGAAGCCCATTGGATGTAAATgggtttataaaataaagtttaattctGATGGAACAATAGAAAAGTATAAAGCCCGTCTTGTAGCAAAAGAATTTACTCAAATCGAAGGTATAGATTTTTTTGATACTTATTCTCCAGTTGCGAAATAAACTACGGTTAGAGTTCTTTTATCTATTGCCTCATCTCAAAACTGGATTTTACAATAATTGGATGTGCATAATGCTTTCTTACATGGaaatttaaatgaagaagtATATATGCAACTTCCCCCTAGTATTTCAACACATTCTCCTAATAAAGTTTGTAAACTTTTAAAATCTTTATACGGTTTAAAACAATCTAGTAGACAATGGTTTGCAAAATTGTCTTCTGCATTAATCTCAAACGGGTTTAGTCAATCTGCCCATGATCATTCTCTGTTCACAATGCAGAAGAACAATTCTTTTACCGTCATATTAATTTATGTCGATGATTTGATTCTTGCAGGAAATAACATGGATGAAATCAATCACATCAAGGATTTTTTAAACCAGCATTTCAAAATAAAGGATCTGGGCACATTGAAATATTTCCTAGGATTGGAAATAACACGTTCAAAAACTGGAATACACCTATGTTAGAGAAAATATGCTTTGGAGATATTATCCAACACTGGACTTCTAGCAGCAAAGCCCTCCTCCACACCAATGCAGAAACACACCAGGCTGATCAGCACAGATGGCACACCTCTCTCCGATCCAACGTCATTTTGAAGATTAATTGGTCAACTCATTTATCTCACAACAACAAGACCAGATATTAGCTTCACCGTCCAACAACTAAGTCAATTTATGACTAAACCAACCTCTAATCATCATGCAGCAGCTCTTCGAGTCTTAAAGTATCTCAAATCAGACCCAGCTAAAGACATCATATTCCTTACAACATCAACACTTCAACTCAAAGCCTTTTCAGATTCTGACTGGGCTACATGTCCAGAAACTCGTAAGTCCATAACAGGTTATTGTATCTTCATTGGGGACTCTTTGATATCATGGAAGTCTAAGAAGCAAGCTACTATATCCAAGTCATCAACCGAAGCCGAATATAGAAGTATGGCCACCACAATTTGCGAACTACAGTGGCTTTCCTATCTATTGCAGGATTTCAAAGTTTCAGTTATTACTCCAGCTCTTCTCTATTGCGACAACCAATCCGCTCGCCACATCACCAACAATTCTTCTTTCCATGAAAGatccaaacatattgaaatcGACGGTCACATTGTGAGAGAGAAACTACAACAACAACTTTTCAAACTTCTACCTATTACTTCTTCTCAACAGCTTGCTGATGTTTTCAGAAAATCTTTAGATCCTAATCTTTTTAACACTTTAATAAGCAAGCTATGAATGATTAGCATACACTCACTAGCTTGTCAGGGGctattagaaaataattaattaggcTATTATGAGTAGTTAATATTTTTGATAGAGTTATTGGTCAATACTCCTTATTTATGGCTATTCAGTTATggtttattaatatataaaccCAATTTGTATTCTTTAActaatcataataaataataatgacattTATTTAGTAATATTTAACGTGATAAATTTATTCGCagatctattatttttattgattttagcgactttaaatttgtgtttcagTAATAGATTCTCACATTTTAAATGAATGTGATTGTTTTTAATTAGTAACAAAAACTCCGTCCATCctctaaataataaatataaaaaataattgattatattaCTACATATTAAGATTCTCTCAAACACATGTCCTCCTTCCaacaattttctctttatttagCTAGAGAGCTTATGAAAATGTGCCATGTGTTCAATATTACGCAGCATCTTACCTCAATTTCCAAATcttaatttattcatatttatttattcatgttCCTTCTCCTCCTCACACcaactaataaattttttgatctaGTCCAAACCATTTTAATTGCCGAGTCAATTGCATCTCACAAACTCTTGACTTCAATTAATAAGAATCAAACTCACAATCTCTCTCCCTTGTTATCTCCACACACCATTTCTCTTTCCTTTAACAAACTTTGTGGGCATGGACTAGTCTAGAGCTTTATAGAGGACTCTCCTTTGATACTCATCCAACCACTTTCTTATGATTAATTTCATAAGAaactttttctatatatatatatattaaaacattttatttaacaTGGAAGAAACTATTTGCAATGATGCCATAGGAAACTCAAGTGAAGGGTCACATTCTCCTTCTCAAGTCATTATGATGTCGTTTAATGGAAAAAGACTGATCGTTGATGAGTTGGATTTCTTTGCTGAGGAGAAATTGAGTCCAGATAATCACCAAATGTTGCACCAAATGGAGGAGGAGCATTACGtagatgtatatatatatatgcttatgattatttcattttacactatttgcaaattttattttatactaaataGCTTATTTggcttgtttattttttatttttagactaGTTTAGATCTTTTCACAAAGATTTCTCCTAGCAACAAATCAACAATGGAAGATGAAGAATTGGGTGCTACGACGAATAACAAAAAGGAGGTATATGTTTTTCTTCGTGTCCATCTTTAGTATTGATGATTTTATCAAACATATAAGAATTATGTTTAAATATGTTAGAAGGATTTCATTTTTATACTGACACTTCAAATATGTATAATTTGTATAATAATTGATTAAGATCTATTGATAGTATACACTGtcaatatatacaaattaaattatatgtcaGATTGATGTAAACTATATCATAGAATGATTTTCTCACAATAAACGTTTAATTATCTCAactttaatgatttttaaatctCTTTATAATCCATCCGAATGAACTCACATCTCTttatcatattaataataatgattacGACTTTATGGCACTCAAGGATACTTGCAAATAATTAAAGGTGGAAATAGTCTATGCAAAATCAGACATgttaacttaattaaatataagatttataatatgtttataCAAAATCAGACATGCtaacttaaatattaaatataagatGTAAATCCACTTTGATCTCCTATCTTGGTTAAAATAAACGTTTAGTTTttccatttttaaaattgatttttgggTCCTATATATTAACTAATAATTGGGATTTTTTTAatctcttattattttttataatgtgaCACTTTGATTAATTACATGACACTTAGATGATATTTGCgaagaatataaaatatttttcatgttattattgttgtaattttatatatataattaaaatttcaatttcaatttaaaattttaaaaagtttaaaagttatttattttattattagttttaataatttataattttaatatatttatataaaattttatttatttttaatatttaaatttattacattttcatattgttttatatttattttatttatacattaaaatattaaaagtaaatttactttattttatttatgaattaaaatatttaaaattaaaattcaaacttaaaatatttaaataaatatttaaaaattattttttatccaacaataatttaaaattttaaaatattgagataaaaaatgtttatatgttatttttaatattttaaaatataaataaagtaaataataaaactaattagtacaataatgacataaaaaaatattttattcaactcACAAATGCCATCTAAGTCTCATCTCATTAATGAGAGTGTCACATTATCAAAAATAGTAAATCCCATGAATTATTTAATAGGATCCAAATTCCTCGTTTTAGAAACGAGGAGATTAAAGTtcatttttgaacaaaatagaAGGACTAAAAGTATATTGAAgcttatattataaaaaaatttactattatttttatcaaaatatttaagttttgtactttatgttaaatttgctaatattttcaataatttaaacatttttattacatcaatttttgatatattcaaaattattattataaaataaaattaaagtaagaTGTTATATAATGTTAAATTCTTTATAATATCATATTAGATTCTCTCTCCCATCTTAAATATAACCGATAAAAatgtcatatttaattaatgcagaatttattttgtaataattcatagaaaaattatCACGAAAGACAAAACTGAGTTAATACAATGACTTGTGAAAAACTTTTATCACTTAATGATGTAAATTTAATAGTAAAGTGtgcttttaaatatatttatcaaattctGAATCAGTACAATTAAATAATAGGTATAttatattgacattttaaaaaataattagtcttataataattataaaaactttttgatttatttttatacattgTAAATTAATATATGTGAATAAACATTTGTTAAAGCGTAATGAAGATTTATCCGTGTAAAATACATTATactatacaaaaaaaaaaactttagttttataataattgatcaatttttttgatttatttttatatattgtaaGTTAATATCCGTGAATAAACATTTTCTTTAAAGTGTAACGAAGATTCATCCATAAACATTTTCTTTAAAGAGTAACGAAAATTCATCCGTAgaaatataatgtatattcaCTTTATAATTGGCATATATGTTCACTGTACGATTACAATTATATAGAAAAAATCGGTAAAACCTAGTTAAAGAATAAACTAAACATCGAACAAATAACATAGTAATAATGtctgaattaaacatggtaggaaCGTCCGTGTATAATTAATTACACattaatcaaacaaaaatattcttaattgAATTCGTGAAATGTTTATACAATAGTTTTAATTGAATTTGTTAAAAGTCATCTtcttaatataaattacaaaaatgtttttaattgaattcgtaaaatgagtataaaatattatagaatgaaaataaaaagatttaaaacaaaataaaataaattattacattTGAAAGTCATGTGAATTTTAGCATAAACACgtgtttttataattaaatatgacttatctaaaagaatattattaaatataatattaaagaaaAGTAACAAACGCATCAATAGATAGAGATTGACTAGATAACAAAAACAGTTAAAgaaatattaatcaaatctatctttcttattattttgaacaattttaactcaaataattgaataaaaatattgtggtgatttaaaaaacaaaaaaaatgattatagtCAACATAGGAACCAAAAAACATCTTGAGAGCTATTTGATTAATTCCGAACACGAATCGCttaattttatgtgattatcaaaatcataatttaattttattagtaatatgctCTAAAACTATCTCATATAATAATTCCATTTTTTCATATGTTTCATTGAAAGCGGGTAAAGATTTTCTACCATTGAATCTCACACCttttgtgattttatatttatctctctttatcaattattttctcttatctaaataatttttaatatttaattatcaattttacTTCAAAATATACTAAAGTCATccattatcaaaaataaaaaatccattTTCGTAGAAAGCAAACCAAATACTACGAAGTTTTTTTGTGgaattttgttaaaaatcaaGTCACAAAATTGATAATGTGCGCTTAATGGCACATCGATGAAGTACACTAACCACCTCCAACCATTCCTAACTCGCGCTCCACACCTTACCACAAAACAAACACTCAAAAAGAGGAGTTGCAAAGTTTCTTCATCGCGACACCCATATACATAAACAATATTGTTTGAGATCGTTATTTCACTATTTTCCAATCTTTGTCTAGGGCTCTAcatagttgattttttttaaaaaaaaaatcaaaccatatccattttaaaatcattatatgaatttgaatttataatcaaattcattattttgtttaaaatcggttataaaatcaattgtaaaattgattatagTTAAATAACTGGTTTCTAGATAAATAATCGGTcttgaaaaattcaattttaaaatcaattttttttaaaaccggttaaaatttgattatttttaatatttattttttaaaaaatcattaattcataatttaaagccggttatttaaaaaaaatcaattattcctatttaaaaataaattatttttacaaaacgaAAGCTCAATAAAAAACATACATCAACCATACAATTGCTTTCTCTTgtcattaaaattaaacatgttCAATTGCTTATAATAacttgtgattaaaattgatttattactaacttcattAAAACCACCGATTCTGATTCATACTAGTTCAATAAATTTCTTATTactaaaattatagaaaatacaACACTTGAAAGTTTCTTCAATCAAATTTAATAAGTACTGCATTATAATAAAACCGTAGAAAATATAAACATTTGAAAGTTTGCTTTCAAGACTGAAATGAACACCACCACCACAagatttagtaaatttaaaatatctaatatattaatttttgtcttaagcatttataattaagttaagtTTGAACAATATCTAAATCTAAATATCATTTCCAACGTAAcatattaatgtaatattttgaaaaaaatccattatttaaacatcaataatttaagaaattatatttaaaatatttagtctatcatattttagtctttctcaataaatattaaatatggtTGATTAGTAATAAACAATTGATTAAATGAAGTTAGTAATATCTCAATAAAGTTAGCAATAAATTGTCGAAAAATGCTGCTGAAAGGTGTAAGATCGGTGGGGTGATACCAAAATCAGAATCGTTTTGCAGTTTTGGGAATTTAGAATTTTTGAGAGTTGAGTGAATaaaaaccaaattcaaatataaaatataagtggtaggttgataaataaattggattataactatattattttaaccgaatatttaaaatggatttcgATTCGGTTTTGGATTTCGGTCTCATAATCGGATTTTTTGAACAACCTTAACCAATCCCACCTTTTTTACGTCTAAGACACCCTTTATCTCACTTAATCCAATTAATTTTCCATAACTCCTCAAGAGATCCACGAGAAAGTTTTAAAATGTGATTCAAGATGACATATAATTCTTCAAGAAACcttgagaaataaaagaaagtagACCGATAAAGTAAACAAGACAACTTTAAGTAGTAAAAATAAGTTGACTACCGATCAATAAACGGTAAGACTTCAAACTCTCTAGTCTATTATCAACCTTCTCTACGAGGGGATCCCAAAATAATATCCTTCTTAGATTACCTTCAATCGAAATATTAAGTTATTCAAATAGAATTTGATCTTTTTTACAATTATGAATATGATCAGCCCTTATCTAACCAAGTGCAACTCAAATTCTCCCATCAACAAACTCTTATTAAAATCCACTTTATGCCTCGACACAGACTCAAAGAACATAAAGATAGTGTTAACATTTTAGAAATTCAGCCAACTCTTATCCCCTAAAATAAAAGTATCATGTGCAAACTTTAAGTGTGAGACTCTATGCTAAAGCTGACTCAACTTGAGAGTCacaaaataaatcaacattTACCGATGCACACAAGAATTAGTTCAATCCTTCAACATTAATCAATaacaaaaactttaaaaataacgCATTCCATAATCCAATTTCTCCTTTATtctaaaaatcacattttactGATCACCTTATAAAAATAATTCCATTCAACCGAATCACAAACATTCTCAAagtccattttaaaataattaattatttcttcataTGAGCCTCATCAACTACTTCATCCGTAATCACAATACCATATATGTTAATCTCTTCGATAACGTTCATACATTTCCATGTttgctaataaaaaaaataatgttaaaagagaaataataataataataataataataataataatattaataataatagtaataataatttgagttttggataatcaattttaaatgatgtaaaATTTATATACGAACTAAAAGAACTCGACTTTGATTTGTTCAATTCAATTTCGAACTGGatatagaaagaaagaaaaaaccaatttaattaattttaattggatcttcaaatttatcatattattgatttaatttttaatcccCTAACCAACCCTATAGtgaaacaataattttttttattaattttgtgtaTACAGTTTGATGCTTTGATGGGTGAATTGCACCAAATGCATGCTGAAAATCAACGTTTGAGAGAGCTGGTTGATAGGGTGAGCAATGATTACAANNNNNNNNNNNNNNNNNNNNNNNNNNNNNNNNNNNNNNNNNNNNNNNNNNNNNNNNNNNNNNNNNNNNNNNNNNNNNNNNNNNNNNNNNNNNNNNNNNNNNNNNNNNNNNNNNNNNNNNNNNATGCCCTAGACGAGAATGTCGTGAAGCTGATGCAGAAAGAACATAAACAAGAGGTACGTAGTTTtagtttatgttattttaaacgattttttttttttgtaattactcgaaaatcacaaaaaaatattgatgatcTAAACTTTAAGTTCACATTGAATATTTAAAGACAGATTATATTTACGTCATCGATCTCAAGGGGTCTTGCGGGCCTCAAACTCAAATAGAAGACTTATCATACTTTTAAATTATGGTTGTAGTCTGACGATTTATATATTGTGATAAAATACATACAAATGTGGCTGAAATGATTAGAGTTGTCGATTATAAAGTTCAAAGTTTCAAGTcccttctaaaaaaatttatactaagtttttaatattagatttttattaaaataatttttttaaggctCCAGTtcaattttcattattttttgtgggTTTAAGCAAGGGGTTTATATgctaaatattttgttaattgagatagtttttt from Cicer arietinum cultivar CDC Frontier isolate Library 1 chromosome 5, Cicar.CDCFrontier_v2.0, whole genome shotgun sequence carries:
- the LOC140920503 gene encoding uncharacterized protein, translated to MKRAISSKNKISFINGKLPQPSTIDNDFDLWEHCNSMVVSWITRTLSPHISQSTICNDSAFNQWNGLRERFTKGNHFRFSDLLRDLHSIKQGERSLSAYFMDMKIIWDEFDDLRPTPSCTCSTPCSCKLSSVVCTYKHDEYVICFLKGLNDSYQYVRSQILLMDPLPSITKVYSLVIQQDITHIPTHNDSTICAVNSTNFG